From Haloarcula sp. CBA1127, a single genomic window includes:
- a CDS encoding carbohydrate ABC transporter permease, which produces MSTETGRESRRSGALVSVMRWMENLSDTQYAYLLLIPVFVLLGVVALYPLLRTFELSLFALSADFSSTNFVGAGNYVELFTGGKNRYLPGGTTFLPEGFGLGALLNSALVVTIIFAVTSVLFETLIGLGQALILDQDFYGRRWIRAAIIIPWAVPVVIQGIIFFLMFNSNVGFLTPPLADLGLLAPTNTLNDTASATFIIIVADIWKTSAFMALLILAGLQSIDRGLYDVAKVAGATKWQQFKLITFPLILPTIGVAVLFRSVQAMRVYGIIDTVSSCTVVPSLSCMVVATFTTREGTSAAIAFVTAAIIGIVVMGLIAWQGEDAI; this is translated from the coding sequence ATGAGCACAGAAACCGGCCGTGAATCCAGACGCTCGGGGGCACTCGTCAGCGTGATGCGCTGGATGGAGAACCTCAGCGACACGCAGTACGCGTATCTGCTGTTGATTCCCGTGTTCGTGCTTCTGGGTGTCGTCGCGCTGTACCCGCTGTTGCGGACCTTCGAGCTGTCGCTGTTCGCGCTCTCGGCGGACTTTTCGAGCACTAACTTCGTCGGCGCTGGGAACTACGTTGAGCTGTTCACCGGCGGGAAGAACCGGTACCTACCGGGCGGAACGACGTTCCTTCCTGAAGGATTTGGCTTAGGTGCATTACTGAACAGCGCCCTCGTCGTCACGATAATCTTCGCTGTCACAAGTGTGCTGTTCGAGACGCTCATCGGTCTCGGACAGGCGCTCATCCTCGATCAAGATTTCTACGGTCGACGGTGGATTCGCGCGGCTATCATCATTCCGTGGGCTGTCCCCGTCGTCATCCAGGGGATAATCTTCTTCCTGATGTTCAATTCGAACGTCGGGTTCCTGACGCCACCGCTCGCTGACCTCGGATTGCTCGCGCCGACGAACACGCTCAACGACACGGCAAGTGCGACGTTTATCATCATCGTCGCCGACATCTGGAAGACGTCGGCGTTCATGGCCTTGCTCATTCTGGCGGGGCTCCAGAGCATCGACCGGGGCCTGTACGACGTGGCGAAGGTCGCCGGCGCGACGAAATGGCAGCAGTTCAAGCTCATCACGTTCCCGCTCATCCTGCCGACTATCGGCGTTGCCGTGCTGTTCCGGTCGGTACAAGCGATGCGAGTGTACGGCATCATCGATACGGTGTCGAGCTGTACCGTCGTGCCGTCGCTGTCGTGTATGGTCGTCGCGACGTTCACTACCCGCGAGGGGACGTCCGCGGCCATCGCGTTCGTGACGGCCGCGATTATCGGCATCGTCGTGATGGGACTCATCGCCTGGCAAGGGGAGGACGCGATCTAA
- a CDS encoding glucose 1-dehydrogenase codes for MKVIGVTRDDNGPQLLERERPSPDPGEALVRTLRVGVDGTDHEVLNGSHGGFPDGADHMVLGHEAVGVVEEPNGTGLEAGQVVAPTVRRKPNGETNEYFRRGEPDMAPDGEYTERGIVGDHGFMAEYFTSPADFLVPVPESVAEYGFLVEPLSITEKANEHAYATREPFDWRPEAACVLGNGSLGLLTLWMLDQEYDRTYCVGRRDRPDPTVDIIDEIGSTYVDSRETPVDELPDAYEAMDYIYEATGFAPHAFQTVKALDQNGVGVLLGIPEPWEFEVDGGSLHNEIVLHNKCLIGTVNSHVSHFEDAVETLQELPEWLLDDLITTVTDPEHVEAAFEDGDDQIKAVVEFDSL; via the coding sequence ATGAAAGTGATTGGTGTTACGCGGGATGACAACGGTCCACAGCTTCTAGAGCGGGAGCGACCGTCGCCTGATCCGGGCGAGGCACTCGTCCGGACGCTCCGCGTTGGTGTTGACGGCACAGACCACGAAGTCCTGAACGGGTCCCACGGTGGGTTCCCCGACGGGGCAGACCACATGGTTCTCGGACACGAGGCGGTCGGCGTCGTCGAAGAGCCCAATGGCACGGGGCTCGAGGCGGGGCAGGTCGTCGCACCGACCGTCCGACGGAAACCGAACGGCGAAACGAACGAGTACTTCCGCCGGGGTGAGCCAGATATGGCACCGGACGGCGAGTACACCGAACGGGGCATCGTCGGCGACCACGGCTTCATGGCCGAGTACTTCACCTCGCCGGCGGACTTCCTCGTACCCGTCCCCGAGTCGGTCGCGGAGTACGGCTTCCTCGTCGAGCCGCTCTCGATCACCGAGAAGGCCAACGAGCACGCCTACGCGACCCGGGAACCGTTCGACTGGCGACCGGAAGCCGCCTGCGTGCTCGGCAACGGGTCGCTCGGACTGTTGACGCTGTGGATGCTCGACCAGGAGTACGACCGGACGTACTGTGTCGGTCGGCGGGACCGTCCTGACCCGACGGTTGACATCATCGACGAGATCGGCAGCACGTACGTCGATTCCCGCGAGACGCCGGTGGACGAACTCCCGGATGCCTACGAGGCGATGGACTACATCTACGAGGCGACCGGGTTCGCCCCACACGCGTTCCAGACGGTCAAGGCGCTCGACCAGAACGGGGTCGGCGTGTTGCTCGGCATCCCGGAGCCGTGGGAGTTTGAAGTCGATGGCGGTTCGCTCCACAACGAGATCGTCCTGCACAACAAGTGTCTCATCGGGACGGTCAACTCGCACGTCTCGCACTTCGAGGACGCCGTCGAGACGTTACAGGAGCTTCCGGAATGGTTACTCGATGATCTGATCACGACGGTTACCGACCCGGAGCACGTCGAGGCGGCCTTCGAGGACGGGGACGACCAGATAAAAGCAGTCGTCGAGTTCGATTCGCTGTAA
- a CDS encoding extracellular solute-binding protein: MSDNGTSGERNSTGVSRRRFVRAAGAAGVVGGLAGCADFVGGGDGGDGSDGGSTDDGSSGETTTVQWGFDPVAVQNNGDAIKQALHDNGLPDSIEIEFVPRDQDTGAARSNYNRLLSASETNPDMFLMDNGWTNIFIQRGQLQNLSQTLPEELLTDVSDNYFSAFTDTARNPSSGDLFGVPVFPDFPTMQYRKDLVEDAGYSPESNNWATEPMTWEEWSNIAADTYDNADVDFGFTTQWDIYEGTSCCTFNEVMSSWGGAYFGGRDNLFGPIGERPITVNNEEVINSLNMMRKFVHDEEFDGQFEGYGGGFTPTEILGWKEEDARAPFVNGNAVFHRNWPYSLALGGRNPEETDDPALGENLGAMPIPYAVPESDAAQPGTGGSTAALGGWHMTVNPNSEQLDAVTKVIRAAMEPDFQLTLLSVQGWLPPRPELFNSSEAQNVPVVGRYMDTLQVAGNNTMPRPVTAVWSDQSSKIAQQANRAVGQEASSADAMATLESSLESTEQT; encoded by the coding sequence ATGTCGGACAATGGCACAAGCGGCGAGCGGAACTCAACAGGCGTCTCCCGGCGACGGTTCGTCCGTGCTGCCGGAGCAGCAGGTGTCGTCGGTGGACTGGCAGGCTGTGCTGACTTCGTCGGTGGTGGCGACGGCGGCGACGGGAGTGACGGTGGCTCGACTGACGACGGTAGCAGTGGCGAGACGACGACGGTCCAGTGGGGCTTCGACCCGGTGGCCGTCCAGAACAACGGCGACGCAATCAAGCAGGCACTCCACGACAACGGCCTGCCGGACTCCATCGAAATCGAATTCGTCCCGCGTGACCAAGACACCGGAGCGGCTCGGTCGAACTACAACCGACTGCTCTCGGCCAGCGAGACGAACCCGGACATGTTCCTGATGGACAACGGCTGGACGAATATCTTCATCCAGCGGGGCCAACTCCAGAACCTCTCGCAGACGCTGCCGGAGGAACTGCTCACGGACGTGTCGGACAACTACTTCTCGGCGTTCACGGACACGGCCCGGAACCCGAGCAGCGGTGACCTCTTCGGCGTTCCGGTGTTCCCGGACTTCCCGACGATGCAGTACCGCAAGGACCTCGTTGAGGACGCCGGCTACAGCCCCGAAAGCAACAACTGGGCGACCGAGCCGATGACGTGGGAGGAGTGGTCGAACATCGCCGCGGACACCTACGACAACGCTGACGTTGACTTCGGCTTCACCACCCAGTGGGACATCTACGAGGGGACCTCCTGCTGTACGTTCAACGAGGTCATGTCCTCGTGGGGCGGCGCGTACTTCGGCGGCCGCGACAACCTCTTTGGGCCGATTGGCGAGCGCCCAATCACGGTCAACAACGAAGAGGTCATCAACTCCCTGAACATGATGCGGAAGTTCGTCCACGACGAGGAGTTCGACGGGCAGTTCGAGGGCTACGGTGGCGGCTTTACCCCGACCGAAATCCTCGGCTGGAAGGAAGAAGACGCTCGCGCGCCGTTCGTCAACGGCAACGCCGTCTTCCATCGGAACTGGCCCTACTCGCTGGCACTCGGCGGCCGAAATCCCGAGGAAACCGATGACCCGGCGCTCGGCGAGAACCTCGGTGCGATGCCCATCCCGTACGCCGTGCCCGAGAGCGATGCCGCACAGCCCGGTACAGGTGGCTCCACGGCTGCCCTCGGTGGCTGGCACATGACGGTCAACCCCAACAGCGAGCAGCTAGACGCCGTGACGAAGGTCATTCGCGCCGCCATGGAGCCGGACTTCCAGCTCACGCTGCTGTCCGTTCAGGGCTGGCTGCCGCCGCGGCCTGAACTGTTCAACTCCAGCGAAGCCCAGAACGTGCCCGTCGTTGGCCGGTACATGGATACGCTGCAGGTCGCTGGTAACAACACGATGCCGCGCCCGGTGACGGCTGTCTGGAGCGATCAGTCCAGCAAGATCGCACAGCAAGCAAACCGCGCAGTCGGGCAGGAAGCCTCCTCGGCCGACGCGATGGCGACACTCGAGTCCTCGCTCGAATCGACAGAACAGACCTGA
- a CDS encoding Gfo/Idh/MocA family protein, which produces MTETVRIGIIGLGNIADIHCTNLQQLDQPVSIAAGVDVDADARRRFSETYDAAVYEEAAAMFGSVDAVLVTTPNRYHEQYVVAALAAGLDVLVEKPLAHTLESAERIATAAEAADGFCMVGFHKRFADPVEALVGYRDAGDMGEISHIEANYIRRRGVPGRGSWFTRSDVAGGGSLIDIGAHAIDLALHVAGHPDVAEVSGDTRAQFGVDEEYAYVEMWGEDQGAAEFSVDDSTSAFIRCDDGTTISLEVAWATNRPDSQEYYVRGTDAGAKLDLADQSLTLFETADIGRMHHRTTDIETQRSDPQRKEQARFVSAVRDGTPPSVNTVEQALRVQRVMDGIYRSSETGAAVSIGRTET; this is translated from the coding sequence ATGACTGAGACCGTTCGGATAGGCATCATCGGACTGGGGAACATCGCGGACATTCACTGTACTAACCTCCAACAGCTCGACCAGCCGGTCTCGATAGCGGCGGGCGTCGACGTCGATGCCGATGCGCGCCGCCGGTTCTCCGAGACGTACGACGCCGCAGTGTACGAGGAAGCTGCGGCGATGTTCGGGTCCGTCGATGCCGTGCTGGTGACGACGCCGAACAGATACCACGAGCAGTACGTCGTCGCGGCGCTTGCGGCGGGGCTGGACGTGCTCGTCGAGAAGCCGCTGGCGCACACGCTCGAAAGCGCCGAACGGATCGCTACGGCTGCCGAAGCGGCCGACGGGTTCTGTATGGTCGGCTTCCACAAGCGGTTCGCCGATCCGGTCGAGGCGTTGGTGGGCTACCGCGACGCGGGTGATATGGGCGAGATATCTCATATCGAAGCGAACTACATCAGGCGTCGCGGCGTTCCCGGCCGCGGATCGTGGTTCACGCGTAGCGACGTGGCGGGCGGCGGGTCGCTCATCGATATTGGGGCCCACGCTATCGACCTAGCGCTACACGTTGCTGGCCATCCGGACGTCGCCGAGGTATCGGGTGACACCCGCGCTCAGTTCGGCGTCGACGAAGAGTACGCCTACGTCGAGATGTGGGGCGAAGATCAGGGCGCAGCCGAGTTCAGCGTCGACGATTCGACGAGTGCCTTCATCCGCTGTGATGACGGTACGACGATATCCTTGGAAGTCGCGTGGGCGACGAACCGGCCGGACAGTCAGGAGTACTACGTTCGCGGGACGGACGCAGGCGCGAAGCTCGACCTCGCAGACCAGTCGCTGACGCTGTTCGAAACGGCCGACATCGGCCGGATGCACCACCGGACGACCGACATCGAGACCCAACGCTCGGACCCACAGCGAAAGGAGCAGGCACGGTTCGTCTCGGCGGTCCGAGACGGGACGCCGCCGTCGGTGAACACCGTCGAGCAGGCGCTACGGGTCCAGCGCGTGATGGACGGAATCTACCGCTCCAGCGAAACTGGTGCGGCCGTCAGCATCGGTAGGACAGAGACCTGA
- a CDS encoding TrmB family transcriptional regulator produces MDDSELTDVLEDAGLSPYQAEAYVALLGLGTASATDIADSCDVPDPRIYDVLRDLETKGYIETFQQDSLTARARNPDVVLEDLRSRSSKYLDAAETIEERWNQPEISDHEVSIVKRFETVVSRARELIETAENQIQVGVDPEQFYAVREELIAAHDRGVNIKLSICTGAGEDVPPLSDIEGTCTEARNREIPAPFFVLVDRTWTCFAPHHDSVNEYGVLVKDRTHTYVFHWFFLTCLWEIWDTLYTERTPETPTTYVDLRHAVRDIEPLLNEDATIEAVIVGYDTETKESVELIGQVTDIDYTGSSIGRKDPVPLAQLAGRISATLVTDDGTYEVGGWGAVIEEVEATEITITNVEYE; encoded by the coding sequence ATGGACGACAGCGAACTAACCGATGTCCTCGAAGATGCCGGTCTCTCCCCGTACCAGGCGGAGGCCTACGTGGCGTTGCTTGGGCTGGGGACCGCATCGGCGACCGACATCGCGGACTCCTGTGACGTTCCGGACCCGCGGATTTACGACGTACTCCGGGACCTGGAAACGAAGGGGTATATCGAGACGTTCCAGCAGGACAGCCTGACCGCCCGCGCCCGCAACCCAGATGTAGTCCTTGAAGACCTGCGGTCCCGGTCGAGCAAGTACCTCGACGCAGCAGAGACGATCGAAGAGCGCTGGAACCAGCCCGAGATATCCGACCACGAGGTCAGTATCGTCAAGCGGTTCGAAACGGTCGTCAGCCGAGCCCGGGAGCTCATCGAAACAGCCGAAAACCAGATTCAGGTCGGTGTGGACCCGGAGCAGTTCTACGCGGTTCGTGAGGAACTCATTGCCGCCCACGACCGCGGCGTGAATATCAAACTCAGCATCTGCACGGGTGCTGGTGAGGACGTACCGCCGCTTTCCGACATCGAAGGCACCTGTACGGAGGCCCGGAACCGCGAGATTCCAGCCCCGTTTTTCGTGCTGGTCGACCGGACCTGGACGTGTTTTGCACCCCACCACGACTCAGTCAACGAGTACGGCGTGCTGGTCAAGGACCGGACCCACACTTACGTCTTCCACTGGTTCTTCCTGACCTGTCTCTGGGAGATCTGGGACACACTGTACACCGAGCGGACGCCGGAAACCCCGACGACGTACGTCGACCTCCGCCACGCCGTCCGGGACATCGAACCGCTGTTGAACGAAGACGCGACTATCGAGGCCGTCATTGTGGGGTACGACACGGAAACGAAAGAGTCGGTTGAGCTGATAGGGCAGGTCACCGACATCGACTACACCGGGAGTAGCATCGGTCGGAAGGACCCCGTCCCACTGGCACAACTGGCCGGTCGAATCAGTGCGACGCTGGTTACCGACGACGGGACGTACGAAGTCGGTGGCTGGGGGGCCGTCATCGAGGAAGTCGAAGCTACCGAAATTACGATTACGAACGTCGAGTACGAGTAA
- a CDS encoding aldo/keto reductase, translated as MSDSPVTYTTLGSTGLDVSELCLGTMNFGSAEPWMLNDETESRRILERALDLGINFFDTANAYSNGESERILGSALDSARRGELVLASKVYFDMHDGPNGSGLSKKHIIDQCHATLDRLGVDYLDLYQIHRWDEDTPIEETLDALTYLVDEGLVRYIGASTMANWKFQKALYTADIEGYERFVSMQPEYNAVDRHEEANLLPVCEIEGVGVIPWSPLAGGFLAGKYDRDEDLSEGRASTDEYTANRFSDENWAVLDEVQAIADTKDATPAQVSLAWLCQQDVVDAPIIGPRTMDHLEENVGALDVDLTDEECARIEAPKQPQWPVEGKD; from the coding sequence ATGAGCGATTCGCCGGTGACATACACCACGCTCGGGTCGACAGGGCTCGACGTGTCTGAACTCTGTCTCGGAACGATGAACTTCGGGAGTGCGGAGCCCTGGATGCTAAACGACGAGACCGAGAGCCGCCGGATACTCGAACGGGCGCTCGATCTTGGTATCAACTTCTTCGATACAGCCAACGCGTACTCGAACGGCGAGAGCGAGCGGATTCTGGGCAGTGCGCTCGACTCCGCTCGCCGCGGCGAACTGGTCCTGGCATCGAAGGTGTACTTCGATATGCACGACGGGCCGAACGGGAGCGGGCTCTCGAAGAAACACATCATCGACCAGTGTCACGCCACGCTGGACCGCCTCGGCGTCGACTATCTCGACCTCTACCAGATCCACCGGTGGGACGAGGACACGCCCATTGAGGAGACACTGGACGCGCTGACGTATCTCGTCGACGAGGGGCTGGTCCGCTATATCGGCGCGAGCACGATGGCAAACTGGAAGTTCCAGAAGGCGCTGTACACCGCGGATATCGAGGGGTACGAGCGGTTCGTCTCGATGCAACCGGAGTACAACGCTGTCGACCGGCACGAGGAGGCGAACCTCCTCCCCGTCTGCGAGATAGAGGGGGTCGGTGTCATTCCGTGGTCGCCGCTGGCCGGCGGCTTCCTCGCCGGAAAGTACGACCGCGACGAGGACCTATCCGAGGGGCGGGCGAGTACGGACGAGTACACGGCAAACCGGTTCAGCGACGAAAACTGGGCGGTTCTCGACGAGGTGCAGGCGATTGCTGACACGAAGGACGCAACGCCGGCACAGGTCAGCCTGGCGTGGCTCTGCCAGCAGGACGTCGTCGACGCGCCGATAATCGGCCCGCGGACGATGGACCACCTGGAGGAGAACGTCGGTGCACTCGATGTCGACCTGACCGACGAGGAGTGTGCCCGAATCGAAGCCCCAAAACAGCCACAGTGGCCGGTCGAGGGTAAGGACTGA
- a CDS encoding ABC transporter ATP-binding protein — MARVRLEHVTKRYDDQGDVVTAVDDMNLDIDHGEFICFVGPSGCGKSTTMETIAGLTIPTEGEIYIGDREVTNLPPKDRGIAMVFQNIALFPHMDVYDNISFGLRLRDYPQDEIDRRVERAADIVQLEGMLNRMPEEMSGGQRQRVAIARAIVREPDVFLMDEPLANLDAKLKVHMRTELQRLHKELDTTIIYVTHDQEEAMTLSDRIAVLDSGQLQQIDPPLTCYNEPDNLFVAGFIGSPSMNFVEGTVTENALETPNFSLEFNPSSIEGVRVGDDVTLGIRPEDIYPGELKSEVPDPSGMITATADILEPMGDEIFAYLLLGDGETSMSQELATNDQLLMSIDPDSDLEEDDEIGVVIDRRNVHLFDSATGEAIVHDLIPYEAEGTASSSEVESDD; from the coding sequence ATGGCAAGAGTACGACTCGAACACGTAACGAAGCGCTACGACGACCAGGGTGACGTGGTCACCGCGGTCGACGACATGAACCTCGACATCGACCACGGCGAGTTCATCTGTTTCGTCGGCCCATCCGGCTGCGGGAAGTCGACGACGATGGAGACCATCGCCGGGCTCACCATCCCGACCGAGGGTGAGATATACATCGGCGACCGCGAGGTGACGAACCTGCCACCGAAGGACCGCGGCATCGCGATGGTGTTCCAGAACATCGCGCTGTTCCCGCACATGGACGTGTACGACAACATCTCCTTCGGGCTGCGGCTACGGGACTATCCACAGGACGAGATCGACCGACGGGTCGAGCGAGCTGCGGATATCGTCCAGCTAGAGGGGATGCTCAACCGGATGCCAGAGGAGATGTCCGGTGGACAGCGTCAGCGCGTCGCCATCGCCCGCGCCATCGTGCGCGAGCCCGACGTGTTCCTGATGGACGAGCCGCTGGCGAACCTTGACGCGAAGCTCAAGGTCCATATGCGAACGGAGCTCCAGCGCCTGCACAAGGAACTGGACACGACAATCATCTACGTGACCCACGACCAGGAGGAGGCGATGACGCTGTCAGACCGGATCGCCGTCCTCGATTCGGGCCAGCTCCAGCAGATCGACCCGCCGCTGACCTGTTACAACGAACCGGACAACCTCTTTGTCGCCGGGTTCATCGGCTCGCCGTCGATGAACTTCGTTGAGGGAACAGTCACCGAGAATGCACTGGAAACACCGAACTTTTCGCTCGAGTTCAATCCGTCGTCCATCGAAGGCGTCAGAGTCGGTGACGACGTGACACTCGGCATCCGCCCGGAGGATATCTATCCGGGCGAGCTCAAGTCGGAGGTCCCCGACCCGTCGGGAATGATTACGGCGACGGCCGACATTCTCGAACCCATGGGCGACGAGATATTCGCCTACCTGCTGTTGGGCGACGGCGAAACGTCGATGTCTCAGGAACTGGCGACGAACGACCAGTTGCTGATGAGCATCGATCCTGACTCGGACCTCGAAGAGGACGATGAGATCGGGGTCGTCATCGACCGGCGGAACGTCCACCTGTTCGACTCGGCCACCGGCGAGGCGATCGTCCACGACCTCATTCCGTACGAGGCCGAAGGCACTGCATCCAGTAGCGAAGTAGAATCAGACGACTGA
- a CDS encoding carbohydrate ABC transporter permease, protein MATPTDTQEQSSDGPLQRWTQSAIQNPDKVYRALFYAAMVFFLVTTLFPFYWLVVLAVTPEGNLLSGSFLPTVNLFGVSGTFPLPVPKGFNPGAFVTVFEQVPFHLYMLNSFALAVTTTVIVLFVASLAGYVFGRLRFPGRALLMLGILAISYFPPAAFVIPLFQAFAGNAPITVPFTSIPLFTPPRMLNTPGSMVLPFSALFMPLSIFILTTFYGQIPDGLEDAARVEGTTRLGALFRVIMPLSAPGVATAAVLTFIAVYNEYFFSSIMATSPEAAKWSPIVGGILSYQTQYTTQFNLMAAASIVGVLPVVILVIVAQERIVSGLTSGALKE, encoded by the coding sequence ATGGCTACGCCAACCGACACCCAGGAGCAGTCGAGCGACGGACCGCTACAGCGCTGGACACAGAGCGCCATCCAGAACCCGGACAAAGTGTACCGGGCGCTGTTTTACGCAGCGATGGTGTTTTTCCTGGTGACGACGCTGTTCCCCTTCTACTGGCTCGTCGTGCTGGCGGTGACCCCCGAAGGGAACCTGCTCTCTGGCAGTTTCCTCCCGACGGTCAACCTCTTCGGCGTCAGCGGGACGTTCCCGCTCCCGGTGCCGAAAGGCTTCAACCCAGGCGCGTTCGTCACGGTCTTCGAACAGGTGCCGTTCCACCTGTATATGTTGAACAGCTTCGCACTGGCGGTCACGACGACGGTCATCGTGCTGTTCGTCGCCAGCCTCGCCGGCTACGTGTTCGGCCGACTTCGGTTCCCTGGCCGCGCACTGCTGATGCTCGGTATTCTGGCGATCAGCTACTTCCCGCCAGCCGCGTTCGTCATCCCGCTGTTTCAGGCGTTTGCCGGCAACGCGCCGATTACGGTTCCGTTCACGTCCATTCCGCTGTTTACCCCACCACGGATGCTGAACACGCCGGGTTCGATGGTGCTGCCGTTCAGTGCGTTGTTCATGCCGCTGTCCATCTTCATCCTGACGACGTTCTACGGCCAGATTCCAGACGGACTGGAGGACGCTGCACGGGTCGAAGGAACGACGCGGCTGGGCGCGCTGTTCCGGGTCATCATGCCGCTGTCCGCGCCGGGCGTGGCGACCGCGGCCGTGCTGACGTTCATCGCCGTCTACAACGAGTACTTCTTCAGCTCGATCATGGCGACCTCGCCGGAGGCGGCGAAATGGTCGCCGATCGTCGGCGGGATTCTCAGCTACCAGACCCAGTACACGACGCAGTTCAACCTCATGGCGGCTGCGAGCATCGTCGGAGTCCTCCCCGTCGTCATCCTCGTCATCGTCGCACAGGAACGCATCGTCAGCGGACTGACCTCAGGCGCACTCAAGGAGTAA
- a CDS encoding ABC transporter substrate-binding protein: MTDDNSNKRLTRRNALRIAGAAGAASLAGCGGSDGGDGSSGDGSSGDGSDGSSGDGSSGDESTDSGTQYSTLEVAHWWGEGDGLEAIQSVMDAFKEQHPDVPFDENLIAGGAGDNLQANIRTRVQNGNHPSTWQAWPGNNLLPFTDANLLKDIGDSVWSENSMEDAYLQGVKDAAQPAGNYVTVPLNIHRINNLFYNVEVVEDAGVDPTSLETPSDLVDAMATVDEAGYTGMAHQTGSPWSSFQMFATVLLGETDAETYSAIFQNGEVDANSDALESAVETTQSYLDYIPSDAGSISWTEANNQVINGEAAFLHQGDWAAGTYITNDLTYGEEWDHVTFPGTDGYYALNMDSFPYPVNNPSPEATTLWCQFVGTSEAQEIFNPKKGSIPPRTDVNTDPFNDFSKDQIADFQNSEAQPPSVAHGLAAPPAVKSSLESAISSLNSGAAPADVVSQIASSY, encoded by the coding sequence ATGACTGACGACAATTCAAATAAACGGTTGACGCGGCGTAACGCTCTTCGGATTGCTGGCGCAGCAGGTGCGGCCTCGCTGGCTGGCTGCGGTGGGAGTGACGGTGGTGACGGCAGCAGCGGCGACGGCAGCAGCGGTGACGGTAGTGACGGCAGCAGTGGCGACGGCAGCAGCGGTGACGAAAGTACTGACAGCGGAACACAGTATAGCACACTTGAGGTCGCCCACTGGTGGGGTGAAGGCGACGGACTGGAAGCGATTCAGTCCGTCATGGATGCCTTCAAAGAGCAACACCCGGACGTTCCGTTCGACGAGAACCTCATTGCCGGCGGTGCAGGTGACAACCTGCAGGCGAACATCCGGACACGGGTGCAGAACGGCAACCACCCGAGTACGTGGCAGGCCTGGCCCGGAAACAATCTGCTCCCGTTCACCGATGCGAACCTGCTGAAGGACATCGGCGACTCCGTGTGGTCGGAGAACAGCATGGAGGACGCGTACCTCCAGGGTGTCAAGGACGCGGCCCAGCCCGCCGGGAACTACGTGACGGTCCCGCTCAACATCCACCGGATCAACAACCTCTTCTACAACGTTGAGGTTGTCGAGGATGCCGGGGTCGACCCGACCTCCCTCGAAACACCGTCCGACCTTGTCGACGCAATGGCAACGGTCGACGAGGCCGGCTACACCGGAATGGCACACCAGACTGGGTCGCCGTGGTCCAGTTTCCAGATGTTCGCGACGGTTCTCCTCGGCGAAACGGACGCCGAGACCTACAGCGCCATCTTCCAGAACGGCGAAGTCGACGCCAACAGCGACGCGCTGGAGTCGGCAGTCGAGACCACGCAGTCCTATCTCGACTACATCCCGAGCGACGCCGGTTCGATTTCCTGGACCGAGGCCAACAATCAGGTTATCAACGGCGAAGCGGCGTTCCTCCATCAGGGTGACTGGGCGGCCGGAACGTACATCACGAACGACCTCACGTACGGCGAGGAGTGGGATCACGTGACGTTCCCGGGCACCGATGGCTACTACGCCCTCAACATGGACTCGTTCCCGTATCCGGTCAACAACCCGTCCCCGGAAGCGACCACGCTGTGGTGCCAGTTCGTCGGGACGTCGGAGGCACAGGAGATCTTCAACCCGAAGAAGGGGTCGATTCCGCCGCGGACTGACGTGAACACCGACCCGTTCAACGACTTCTCCAAAGACCAGATAGCGGACTTCCAGAACAGCGAGGCCCAGCCGCCGTCCGTCGCACACGGTCTGGCCGCACCGCCGGCAGTCAAGTCCTCGCTCGAATCCGCTATCTCGTCGCTGAACTCCGGTGCTGCGCCCGCGGACGTTGTCTCACAGATAGCCAGCTCCTACTAA